A single window of Microbacterium oryzae DNA harbors:
- a CDS encoding SPFH domain-containing protein produces the protein MNDSSSTISTVLTWILVAAVVLVVVTILIRAIRIVPQSDSVIVERLGKYHRTLFGGPHLIVPFIDRARTRVDLREQVVSFPPQQVITEDNLSVAVDTVVYFRVTDPRAATYEIANYLGAVEQLTITTLRNVVGSLNLEEALVSRDVINGKLSAVLDEATGQWGIKVSRVELKAIDPPVTLQDAMEKQMRAERDRRAAILQAEGQKQSQVLVAEGARQAAILQAEGEKQAQVLRAQGESQAIETVFGAIHAGNPDEKLLAYQYLQTLPKIAEGEASKLWIIPSELTEALKGISGGFAGRIPGLGDVTPPRP, from the coding sequence ATGAACGACAGCAGCAGCACGATCTCGACGGTTCTCACCTGGATCCTGGTGGCGGCCGTCGTCCTGGTCGTCGTCACCATCCTGATCCGGGCCATCCGGATCGTCCCGCAGAGCGACTCGGTCATCGTCGAGCGCCTCGGCAAGTACCACCGGACGCTCTTCGGCGGGCCGCACCTCATCGTGCCGTTCATCGACCGGGCGCGCACGCGCGTCGATCTGCGCGAGCAGGTCGTGTCGTTCCCGCCGCAGCAGGTCATCACGGAGGACAACCTCTCGGTCGCCGTCGACACGGTGGTCTACTTCCGCGTGACCGACCCACGCGCGGCGACCTACGAGATCGCGAACTACCTCGGCGCGGTCGAGCAGCTGACGATCACCACCCTCCGCAACGTCGTGGGCAGCCTGAACCTCGAGGAGGCGCTCGTCAGCCGCGACGTCATCAACGGCAAGCTCAGCGCCGTGCTCGACGAGGCCACCGGGCAGTGGGGCATCAAGGTCAGCCGCGTCGAGCTGAAGGCGATCGACCCGCCCGTGACCCTGCAGGACGCGATGGAGAAGCAGATGCGCGCGGAGCGCGACCGCCGCGCGGCCATCCTGCAGGCCGAGGGGCAGAAGCAGTCGCAGGTGCTCGTCGCCGAGGGCGCCCGGCAGGCCGCGATCCTGCAGGCCGAGGGCGAGAAGCAGGCGCAGGTGCTGCGTGCGCAGGGCGAGTCGCAGGCGATCGAGACGGTGTTCGGGGCCATCCACGCCGGCAACCCCGACGAGAAGCTGCTCGCGTACCAGTACCTGCAGACGCTGCCCAAGATCGCCGAGGGCGAGGCCAGCAAGCTCTGGATCATCCCGAGCGAGCTGACGGAGGCGCTGAAGGGGATCTCCGGCGGATTCGCCGGCAGGATCCCCGGCCTCGGGGACGTCACCCCGCCGCGTCCGTGA
- a CDS encoding NfeD family protein, which produces MEAIEQYAWVVWLALIAIFLVVEMVSGELTFLMLGIGAIFGIGSGLLGAPLWLQVIVAAAAAVALLVFLRPPLLRRLNRSADPKTFNVDALVGLPGVVTETVTSMSGRVKLANGDSWSARVHGERSLAPQTPIAVESIQGATAFVVIRTLEES; this is translated from the coding sequence ATGGAAGCGATCGAGCAGTACGCGTGGGTCGTCTGGCTCGCGCTCATCGCCATCTTCCTCGTCGTCGAGATGGTCTCCGGCGAGCTGACGTTCCTCATGCTCGGCATCGGCGCGATCTTCGGGATCGGCTCGGGTCTGCTCGGGGCGCCGCTGTGGCTGCAGGTGATCGTCGCCGCGGCCGCCGCGGTCGCGCTCCTGGTGTTCTTGAGGCCGCCGCTGCTGCGCCGGCTGAACAGGAGCGCCGATCCGAAGACCTTCAACGTCGACGCCCTCGTCGGGCTGCCCGGCGTCGTCACCGAGACCGTGACGTCGATGTCCGGTCGCGTGAAGCTCGCCAACGGGGACTCGTGGTCCGCGCGCGTGCACGGCGAGCGGTCCCTCGCGCCGCAGACCCCCATCGCCGTCGAGTCGATCCAGGGCGCGACCGCATTCGTCGTCATCCGCACACTGGAGGAGAGCTGA
- a CDS encoding SDR family oxidoreductase, producing MSQPLAPQSLAGKTVLVTGSSRGIGADTVRYAAQAGANVVINFRNKAPRAEKLAREVRELGVEALVVGADLTDPGSVAGMIEAVKEEFGSLDVLLLNASGGMEADLGEDYALRLNRDAQVSVLETALPIMPRGGRVVFVTSHQAHFIRTTPTMDAYEPVALSKRAGEDALRERIPALTSRGVEFVVVSGDMIEGTITATLLERVNPGAIAQRREEAGRLYNVSEFAAEIAQAIVDPIPADNERIVGDTTGFRGTD from the coding sequence GTGTCGCAGCCCCTCGCCCCGCAGTCCCTCGCCGGCAAGACGGTGCTCGTGACCGGATCGTCACGCGGCATCGGCGCCGACACCGTGCGCTACGCCGCGCAGGCCGGCGCCAACGTGGTCATCAACTTCCGCAACAAGGCGCCGCGCGCGGAGAAGCTCGCCCGCGAGGTGCGCGAGCTCGGCGTGGAGGCCCTCGTCGTCGGCGCCGACCTCACCGACCCGGGCTCGGTCGCCGGCATGATCGAGGCCGTCAAGGAGGAGTTCGGCTCGCTCGACGTCCTCCTGCTGAATGCTTCCGGGGGCATGGAGGCCGACCTGGGTGAGGACTACGCGCTGCGCCTCAACCGCGACGCGCAGGTGAGCGTGCTGGAGACGGCGCTGCCGATCATGCCCCGCGGCGGACGCGTCGTGTTCGTCACGAGCCACCAGGCGCACTTCATCCGCACGACCCCGACCATGGACGCGTACGAGCCGGTCGCCCTGTCGAAGCGCGCGGGCGAGGACGCTCTGCGCGAGCGCATCCCCGCGCTCACATCGCGTGGCGTCGAGTTCGTCGTCGTCTCCGGTGACATGATCGAGGGCACGATCACCGCCACGCTCCTCGAGCGCGTGAACCCCGGTGCCATCGCGCAGCGCCGCGAGGAGGCCGGACGCCTCTACAACGTGTCGGAGTTCGCCGCGGAGATCGCCCAGGCGATCGTCGATCCGATCCCCGCCGACAACGAGCGCATCGTCGGCGACACCACGGGCTTCCGCGGCACGGACTGA
- a CDS encoding AEC family transporter, with protein MIDVLTGFSVVAAAILAGYVIGRIDLLGPNARYVLSRLSFFVLNPFLLFSVLADADLEVLFSSLLPVSALAAAVIFAAYALIARLAWRRSWGAATVGALGAGYVNGNNIGIPIAIYVLGNAALAAPILLMQLLVFTPVALAVLEASTSSEVRPWRILRRTLRNPMIVGAALGVLVALFDVDLPPIVMEPISLLAGGAVPVLLISFGLSLYGQRVLTERGTRRDVITATAMKLVIMPLVAWAIGRFAFGLEDEPLLAVVVLAALPAAQNVFNYAQRYDTGEIVARDTVFLTTLGCLPVLFASAFLLG; from the coding sequence ATGATCGATGTGCTCACCGGCTTCTCCGTGGTGGCGGCCGCGATCCTCGCGGGATACGTCATCGGACGCATCGACCTGCTCGGCCCGAACGCGCGCTACGTGCTGAGCCGTCTGAGCTTCTTCGTGCTCAATCCGTTCCTGCTCTTCAGCGTCCTCGCCGACGCCGATCTCGAGGTGCTGTTCTCCTCTCTGCTGCCGGTCTCCGCGCTCGCGGCGGCGGTGATCTTCGCGGCCTACGCGCTCATCGCCCGCCTGGCGTGGCGACGCAGCTGGGGCGCGGCGACGGTCGGCGCACTCGGCGCGGGCTATGTCAACGGCAACAACATCGGCATCCCGATCGCGATATACGTCCTCGGCAATGCCGCGCTCGCGGCGCCGATCCTGCTGATGCAGCTGCTGGTCTTCACTCCGGTGGCACTCGCCGTGCTGGAGGCCTCGACGTCGAGCGAGGTGCGACCGTGGCGGATCCTCCGTCGCACCCTCCGCAACCCGATGATCGTGGGCGCCGCGCTGGGCGTTCTCGTGGCGCTGTTCGATGTCGACCTGCCGCCGATCGTGATGGAGCCGATCTCGCTCCTCGCCGGCGGCGCGGTGCCGGTGCTGCTCATCAGCTTCGGCTTGTCGCTCTACGGTCAGCGCGTGCTCACCGAGCGCGGCACACGGCGCGACGTGATCACCGCGACGGCGATGAAGCTGGTGATCATGCCGCTCGTGGCATGGGCGATCGGCCGCTTCGCCTTCGGGCTCGAGGATGAGCCGCTGCTCGCGGTCGTCGTGCTGGCCGCCCTGCCGGCCGCGCAGAACGTCTTCAACTACGCCCAGCGCTACGACACGGGCGAGATCGTCGCGCGAGACACCGTGTTCCTCACAACGCTCGGATGTCTGCCGGTGCTGTTCGCGAGCGCGTTCCTGCTCGGCTGA
- a CDS encoding TIGR00730 family Rossman fold protein yields the protein MSRISRVTVFLGSSMGARPEFAEAARAFGRAVAERGAGLVYGGGRVGLMGVVADAGMAAGGEVVGVIPQHLLATEVADNELTSLEIVPDMHARKLRMAELGDAFVALPGGAGTLEELFEAWTWLQLGIHRKPVALLDVDGFWSPLIAAIDHMTSEGFVREPFRETLIVSDDIDALLTALEQWEPPAPKGSAPRP from the coding sequence ATGAGCCGCATCTCCCGTGTCACGGTGTTCCTCGGTTCGTCGATGGGGGCGCGCCCCGAATTCGCCGAGGCCGCCCGGGCCTTCGGCCGGGCCGTCGCCGAGCGCGGAGCGGGTCTCGTCTACGGAGGCGGACGCGTCGGTCTGATGGGGGTCGTCGCCGACGCCGGGATGGCGGCCGGGGGAGAGGTCGTCGGGGTGATCCCGCAGCACCTCCTTGCGACCGAGGTGGCCGACAACGAGCTGACGTCGCTCGAGATCGTGCCCGACATGCACGCGCGGAAGCTGCGGATGGCCGAGCTCGGCGACGCCTTCGTGGCGCTGCCCGGGGGAGCGGGGACCCTGGAGGAGCTCTTCGAGGCATGGACCTGGCTGCAGCTCGGAATCCATCGGAAGCCCGTCGCTCTCCTGGACGTCGACGGGTTCTGGTCGCCGCTCATCGCGGCGATCGACCACATGACGTCGGAGGGATTCGTGCGCGAGCCGTTCCGAGAGACGCTCATCGTGTCGGACGACATCGACGCGCTTCTGACGGCACTGGAGCAGTGGGAGCCGCCGGCCCCGAAGGGCTCGGCACCGCGACCGTGA
- a CDS encoding helix-turn-helix transcriptional regulator, translating to MTASDRDARLRELVLLRRVRDRMDREYARPLDVTALARGVNMSAGHLSRQFRLAYGESPYAYLSTRRIERAMSLLRGGDTSVTEACFAVRFGSLGTFSTRFTELVGMPPSEYRRRAQGDLAGLPTLVSKHVTRPVRNREARPSDPRIP from the coding sequence GTGACGGCGTCCGATCGAGACGCGCGTCTGCGCGAACTCGTCCTGCTCCGGCGCGTGCGGGACCGGATGGACCGTGAATACGCGCGACCGCTCGACGTGACGGCGCTCGCCCGCGGCGTGAACATGTCGGCCGGGCACCTCAGCCGGCAGTTCCGCCTCGCGTATGGCGAATCGCCGTACGCCTACCTCTCGACGCGGCGCATCGAACGGGCGATGTCGCTTCTCCGAGGCGGCGACACCTCCGTCACGGAGGCGTGCTTCGCGGTCCGCTTCGGATCCCTCGGCACCTTCAGCACGCGCTTCACAGAGCTCGTCGGAATGCCGCCGAGCGAGTACCGCCGTCGGGCGCAGGGGGACCTCGCCGGCCTGCCGACCCTCGTGTCCAAGCACGTGACGCGACCGGTCAGGAATCGAGAAGCGCGGCCATCCGACCCGCGGATACCGTGA
- a CDS encoding VOC family protein has protein sequence MSITIHSSFLPQTDPEAALVFYRDALGFEVRNDVGYQGLRWLTVGPADQPDTNIVLYPPAAETGITAEERETILEMMAKGTFASLLLATPDVDAEFARLEALGVDIVQEPMDQPYGVRDAALRDPSGNLIRLQQRR, from the coding sequence ATGAGCATCACCATTCACTCCAGCTTCCTGCCGCAGACGGATCCGGAGGCGGCGCTGGTCTTCTACCGCGACGCGCTCGGGTTCGAGGTGAGGAACGACGTCGGCTACCAGGGCCTGCGCTGGCTCACCGTCGGCCCGGCAGACCAGCCCGACACGAACATCGTGCTCTATCCCCCCGCGGCCGAGACCGGGATCACCGCCGAGGAGCGCGAGACCATCCTGGAGATGATGGCGAAGGGGACCTTCGCGAGCCTCCTGCTCGCCACCCCCGACGTCGATGCGGAATTCGCCCGCCTCGAGGCGCTCGGAGTCGATATCGTTCAGGAGCCGATGGACCAGCCCTACGGCGTGCGCGACGCGGCGCTGCGCGACCCGTCGGGCAATCTCATCCGTCTGCAGCAGCGCCGCTGA
- a CDS encoding ATP-binding cassette domain-containing protein, with translation MAVNDAHVADTHDVIRVQGARENNLKDVSVDIPKRRLTVFTGVSGSGKSSLVFDTIAAESRRLIDETYSAFVQGFMPSVPRPDVDVLEGLTTAILVDQERLGANPRSTVGTVTDANAMLRILFSRLGEPYIGGATAFSFNIPTQKASGVMTGPNGEKKIVKDAIYLGGMCPRCEGRGTVSDVDLAQVIDETKSLDEGAILVPGYTADGWMVKGFSQSGFYPADKPIAEFTEKQRHLFLYGEVTKVKISGINMTYEGLIPKITKAMFSKDVDALQPHIRAFVTRAATFTRCPECDGTRLTEGARSSKIDGVSIADACRMQVTDLAAWVRGLDRPGAGPLLGALGANLDAFVTLGLGYLSLDRPSGTLSGGEAQRIKMLRHLGSSLTDVTYVFDEPTIGLHPHDIERMNTLLLQLRDKGNTVLVVEHKPETIAIADRVVDLGPGAGTGGGTICFEGTVEGLAASDTVTGRHLGYRASLKPTVREASGYIEVRGANENNLQDVDVDIPLGVLTVVTGVAGSGKSSLIHGSVARRDGVVSIDQGAIRGSRRSNPATYTGLLEPIRKAFAKANGVKPALFSANSEGACPSCKGAGVIVTELGFMETVETPCEDCGGRRFQAAVLDYKLGGRDIAEVLDLPVAEARRFFSEGESKIPAAAAILTRLEDVGLGYLTLGQPLTTLSGGERQRIKLANEMGEKGEVYVLDEPTTGLHLADVENLLGLLDRLVDAGKTVVVIEHHQAVMAHADWIIDLGPGAGHDGGRVVFEGTPADLVAATSTLTGQHLARYVGE, from the coding sequence ATGGCCGTGAACGACGCCCACGTCGCCGACACCCACGACGTCATCCGCGTGCAGGGCGCGCGGGAGAACAACCTGAAGGACGTCAGCGTCGACATCCCGAAGCGGCGCCTCACCGTGTTCACGGGGGTGTCCGGGTCGGGCAAGAGCTCGCTCGTCTTCGACACCATCGCGGCAGAGTCGCGGCGCCTCATCGACGAGACGTACAGCGCGTTCGTCCAGGGGTTCATGCCCTCCGTGCCGCGCCCCGACGTCGACGTCCTCGAGGGCCTGACCACGGCCATCCTCGTCGACCAGGAGCGCCTCGGCGCGAACCCGCGATCCACCGTGGGCACCGTCACCGACGCGAACGCGATGCTGCGGATCCTGTTCAGCCGGCTCGGCGAGCCCTACATCGGCGGAGCGACGGCCTTCTCGTTCAACATCCCCACGCAGAAGGCCAGCGGCGTGATGACCGGGCCGAACGGCGAGAAGAAGATCGTGAAGGACGCGATCTACCTCGGCGGCATGTGCCCGCGCTGCGAGGGGCGGGGCACGGTGTCCGACGTCGATCTCGCTCAAGTCATCGACGAGACGAAGTCGCTCGACGAGGGCGCGATCCTCGTGCCCGGGTACACGGCCGACGGCTGGATGGTGAAGGGCTTCTCCCAGTCGGGCTTCTACCCGGCCGACAAGCCGATCGCCGAGTTCACGGAGAAGCAGCGGCATCTCTTCCTCTACGGCGAGGTCACGAAGGTCAAGATCAGCGGGATCAACATGACCTACGAGGGGCTCATCCCGAAGATCACGAAGGCGATGTTCTCGAAGGATGTCGATGCGCTGCAGCCGCACATCCGCGCGTTCGTGACGCGAGCGGCCACCTTCACGCGCTGCCCCGAGTGCGACGGAACGCGCCTCACCGAGGGCGCGCGCTCGTCGAAGATCGACGGCGTGAGCATCGCGGATGCGTGCCGTATGCAGGTCACCGACCTCGCCGCCTGGGTGCGCGGTCTGGACAGGCCCGGAGCCGGACCGCTGCTCGGCGCACTGGGCGCCAACCTCGACGCGTTCGTGACGCTCGGGCTCGGCTACCTGAGCCTCGACCGCCCGTCGGGAACGCTGTCCGGGGGAGAGGCGCAGCGGATCAAGATGCTGCGGCACCTCGGCTCCTCGCTCACCGATGTGACGTACGTCTTCGACGAGCCGACCATCGGGCTCCACCCGCACGACATCGAGCGCATGAACACGCTCCTCCTGCAGCTGCGCGACAAGGGCAACACCGTGCTCGTCGTCGAGCACAAGCCGGAGACGATCGCGATCGCCGACCGCGTCGTCGACCTCGGGCCGGGAGCGGGAACCGGCGGCGGGACGATCTGCTTCGAAGGGACGGTCGAGGGGCTCGCGGCCAGCGACACCGTGACCGGCCGCCACCTCGGGTACCGCGCGTCTCTGAAGCCCACCGTGCGGGAGGCGTCCGGGTACATCGAAGTGCGCGGCGCGAACGAGAACAACCTCCAGGACGTGGACGTCGACATCCCCCTCGGCGTCCTCACGGTCGTGACCGGCGTCGCGGGCTCGGGGAAGAGCTCGCTCATCCACGGCTCCGTCGCGCGACGCGACGGCGTCGTCTCGATCGATCAGGGGGCCATCCGCGGTTCTCGCCGCAGCAATCCGGCGACCTACACCGGCCTGCTGGAGCCCATCCGCAAGGCGTTCGCGAAGGCGAACGGGGTGAAGCCCGCGCTCTTCAGCGCGAACTCGGAGGGTGCCTGCCCATCCTGCAAGGGTGCGGGCGTCATCGTCACCGAGCTCGGGTTCATGGAGACGGTGGAGACGCCGTGCGAGGACTGCGGCGGGCGCCGATTCCAGGCGGCCGTCCTCGACTACAAGCTCGGCGGACGCGATATCGCGGAGGTGCTCGACCTGCCCGTCGCGGAGGCGCGCCGGTTCTTCTCGGAGGGCGAGTCCAAGATCCCCGCGGCAGCGGCCATCCTGACCCGGCTGGAGGATGTCGGGCTCGGATACCTCACGCTCGGCCAACCGCTCACCACGCTCTCGGGCGGCGAGCGTCAGCGCATCAAGCTGGCGAACGAGATGGGGGAGAAGGGGGAGGTGTACGTCCTCGACGAGCCGACGACGGGCCTCCATCTGGCGGATGTCGAGAACCTGCTGGGCCTACTGGATCGGCTCGTCGACGCGGGGAAGACCGTTGTCGTCATCGAGCATCATCAGGCGGTCATGGCGCACGCGGACTGGATCATCGACCTCGGGCCGGGTGCGGGGCACGACGGCGGGCGCGTCGTCTTCGAGGGCACGCCGGCCGACCTGGTCGCGGCGACGTCCACACTGACCGGGCAGCACCTGGCGCGCTACGTCGGGGAGTGA
- a CDS encoding winged helix-turn-helix domain-containing protein, with protein sequence MSGLEPLIHAPARLELCGLLAPVDDAEFSYLRDRIGVSDSVLSKHAKALEDAGYVKVIKKTSASRQRTWLSLTPAGREAFRAHVRELQRLAGLVGRSMPS encoded by the coding sequence ATGAGTGGACTCGAGCCACTGATCCATGCGCCAGCTCGTCTGGAGCTCTGCGGACTGCTGGCGCCGGTCGACGACGCCGAGTTCTCGTACCTGCGCGATCGCATCGGCGTCTCGGACTCGGTGCTGTCCAAGCACGCGAAGGCGCTCGAGGACGCCGGCTATGTGAAGGTCATCAAGAAGACGAGTGCGTCGCGTCAGCGCACCTGGCTCTCGCTGACACCCGCGGGCCGCGAGGCGTTCCGGGCGCACGTGCGCGAACTGCAACGCCTGGCGGGGCTGGTCGGGCGGTCGATGCCGTCCTGA
- a CDS encoding dihydrofolate reductase family protein: MLLYSMGVSVDGYISDRHGVFAWSAPSEDLFRFHLERVRGLGATLLGRRLYEAMRVWETDPAMRDSPDAEDFAAVWTALPKVVFSHTLDRVEGNARLAERPLAEEVADLMRSTSKNVEIGGADLAAQAIERDLIDEYRIFRHPVIVGGGPPLLPSLVQPLRLELIETRGFDSGVIYEHYRRAH; this comes from the coding sequence ATGCTCCTTTACTCGATGGGCGTCTCCGTCGACGGGTACATTTCCGACCGCCACGGAGTCTTCGCATGGTCGGCCCCCAGTGAAGACCTCTTCCGCTTCCACCTGGAGCGAGTCCGCGGACTGGGAGCGACGCTTCTCGGGCGCCGTCTCTACGAGGCCATGCGGGTGTGGGAGACCGATCCGGCAATGCGCGACTCCCCCGACGCCGAGGACTTCGCGGCTGTGTGGACCGCGCTCCCGAAGGTCGTCTTCAGCCACACGCTCGATCGTGTGGAAGGCAACGCGCGCCTCGCCGAGCGGCCGCTCGCCGAGGAGGTCGCCGACCTCATGCGCTCCACGTCGAAGAACGTGGAGATCGGCGGCGCGGATCTCGCCGCTCAAGCGATCGAGCGCGATCTCATCGACGAATACCGGATCTTCCGGCACCCCGTGATCGTCGGCGGTGGGCCTCCCCTGCTCCCCTCCCTCGTGCAGCCGCTGCGGCTCGAGCTGATCGAGACGCGCGGCTTCGACTCCGGCGTGATCTACGAGCACTATCGGCGCGCCCACTGA
- a CDS encoding DNA polymerase IV, with product MNPLPWVLHVDMDQFIAAVEVLRHPELAGKPVIVGGNGDPTERAVVSTASYEARAFGIGSGMPMKIAARKAPDDAVFLPVDHATYDAVSAEVMGALRALPGVVLEVLGWDECFLGVTTDDPESVARSAQAAVLEATGLHCSVGIGDNKVRAKIATEFGKPRGMFRLTAENWFEVMGERGTRELWGVGPKVQKRLAEHGIHTVRELADGDEAELVAEFGPKMGVWYHQLGSGLGPEVVDDAPWIARSHSRETTYQQNLTTPDQVEAAIRSLAEEAFGDCEAEGRAVVRVNLKVRYAPFVTRTLGRKLPAPTLDRDAVVAAAVALGESLDQDREVRLLGVRAEMEMPEGGDRVERTPVRGRI from the coding sequence ATGAATCCCCTTCCCTGGGTGCTGCACGTCGACATGGACCAGTTCATCGCGGCGGTGGAGGTGCTCCGGCATCCCGAGCTCGCGGGAAAGCCGGTGATCGTCGGCGGGAACGGCGACCCCACCGAGCGGGCCGTCGTGTCGACGGCGTCATACGAGGCGCGGGCCTTCGGGATCGGCTCGGGCATGCCGATGAAGATCGCCGCGAGGAAAGCACCTGATGACGCGGTCTTCCTGCCGGTAGATCATGCGACGTACGACGCCGTCTCGGCAGAGGTCATGGGCGCGCTCCGAGCGCTGCCGGGGGTGGTGCTGGAGGTGCTCGGATGGGACGAGTGCTTTCTCGGGGTGACGACCGACGACCCGGAGTCGGTCGCGCGCTCGGCGCAGGCGGCTGTGCTCGAGGCGACCGGTCTGCACTGCTCGGTGGGGATCGGCGACAACAAGGTGCGCGCGAAGATCGCCACCGAGTTCGGGAAGCCGCGCGGCATGTTCCGACTCACCGCCGAGAACTGGTTCGAGGTGATGGGGGAGCGGGGGACCCGCGAGCTGTGGGGAGTGGGCCCGAAGGTGCAGAAGCGCTTGGCCGAGCACGGGATCCACACCGTGCGGGAACTGGCCGACGGCGACGAGGCCGAACTGGTCGCGGAGTTCGGACCGAAGATGGGGGTCTGGTACCACCAGCTGGGCTCCGGCCTCGGCCCCGAGGTCGTCGACGATGCGCCGTGGATCGCGCGCAGTCACAGCCGCGAGACGACGTATCAGCAGAACCTGACGACGCCCGACCAGGTGGAGGCTGCCATCCGCTCGCTTGCGGAGGAGGCATTCGGCGACTGCGAGGCGGAGGGGCGCGCGGTGGTGCGTGTGAATCTCAAGGTCCGCTACGCGCCATTCGTGACGCGGACGCTGGGGCGGAAGCTCCCCGCGCCGACGCTCGATCGCGATGCCGTGGTCGCCGCGGCCGTCGCGCTCGGCGAGAGCCTCGATCAGGACCGCGAGGTGCGCCTGCTCGGGGTGCGCGCGGAGATGGAGATGCCGGAGGGTGGCGATCGGGTCGAGCGCACGCCGGTGCGGGGGAGGATCTGA
- a CDS encoding GNAT family N-acetyltransferase: MQIEVRDIRVDDAGEVMTLQRAAFVSEAQIYGSADMPPLTQTLDEVKWELQDGNVGCVALTGERMVGALRARIDGDLLLVGRIAIAPDMQGHGIGSLLLDAVEERGARAGAREAELFTGSLSEANLRLYERQGYRETERVEEEGGTQQVFMRKPIAQA, translated from the coding sequence ATGCAGATCGAGGTGCGGGACATCCGGGTGGACGACGCCGGCGAGGTGATGACGCTGCAGCGCGCGGCGTTCGTCTCCGAGGCGCAGATCTACGGCAGCGCCGACATGCCGCCGCTGACACAGACCCTCGACGAGGTGAAGTGGGAGCTGCAGGACGGCAACGTCGGCTGCGTGGCGCTGACCGGTGAGCGGATGGTCGGGGCGCTGCGGGCGCGGATCGACGGCGACCTGCTCCTGGTCGGCCGGATCGCCATCGCCCCCGACATGCAGGGGCACGGCATCGGCTCCCTGCTGCTCGACGCGGTGGAGGAGCGCGGCGCCCGGGCGGGAGCGCGGGAGGCGGAGCTCTTCACGGGATCGCTGAGCGAGGCGAACCTCCGCCTCTACGAGCGGCAGGGATACCGCGAGACCGAGCGCGTCGAGGAGGAGGGCGGCACGCAGCAGGTCTTCATGCGGAAGCCGATCGCGCAGGCATGA
- a CDS encoding dihydrofolate reductase family protein: protein MTRLIYYTACTLDGFLADPQDSLDWLLRQPIDEGGPNDYGRFIAGIGAVVMGSTTYEWILRHDRDGWAYAMPTWVMTSRDLPLPEGEPDVRFASGPVRPVYERMAAAAAGKDLWVVGGGDLAGQFADEGLLDEIVTSIAPVTLGAGRPLLPRRFDLELIDVARNATFITARHRFVGPLREDAA, encoded by the coding sequence ATGACTCGCTTGATCTACTACACCGCGTGCACCCTCGACGGCTTCCTCGCAGATCCGCAGGACTCGCTCGACTGGCTCCTTCGGCAGCCGATCGACGAGGGCGGCCCGAACGACTACGGCCGGTTCATCGCAGGCATCGGCGCCGTGGTGATGGGCTCGACCACCTACGAGTGGATCCTCCGCCACGACCGCGACGGCTGGGCCTACGCCATGCCCACCTGGGTCATGACCTCGCGCGACCTCCCGCTCCCCGAGGGCGAGCCGGACGTCCGCTTCGCGTCGGGGCCGGTGCGACCGGTGTACGAGCGGATGGCCGCGGCCGCGGCAGGCAAGGATCTGTGGGTCGTCGGCGGCGGCGACCTCGCGGGGCAGTTCGCCGACGAGGGCCTGCTGGACGAGATCGTCACCTCGATCGCGCCCGTCACCCTGGGCGCCGGTCGCCCGCTCCTCCCCCGCCGCTTCGACCTCGAGCTCATCGACGTCGCGCGCAACGCGACGTTCATCACGGCCCGACATCGATTCGTCGGTCCCCTGCGAGAGGACGCCGCGTGA